A single region of the Thermotoga profunda AZM34c06 genome encodes:
- the flgG gene encoding flagellar basal-body rod protein FlgG codes for MMVSLYSAATGMWAQQYKLDTVSNNLANVDTTSYKKVRAEFQDLVYQYYKNAGTPTAVNSTIPTGIYFGHGARLAATTKIFSLGNMEHTGNALDVAITGDGFFQIQLQDGRTAYTRDGSFKIDSNGTVVTANGLALIPNIVVPADAVAINISPDGIFSVEMQDGTIQNLGTVTLVRFVNPAGLKSIGDNLYLETTASGAPIEGTPNQDGFGALQQGYLEKSNVDVVKEMVDMITAQRAYELNARTIQTADSMLQTVSTLKR; via the coding sequence ATGATGGTCTCTTTGTATTCTGCGGCAACTGGTATGTGGGCTCAACAATATAAGCTCGATACGGTTTCAAACAACCTCGCAAATGTTGATACAACGAGTTACAAGAAAGTTCGAGCAGAATTTCAAGATCTTGTGTACCAATATTACAAAAATGCCGGCACACCTACCGCAGTCAATTCAACGATACCCACAGGTATATATTTTGGTCATGGAGCACGGTTAGCTGCTACAACGAAGATCTTTTCATTGGGTAATATGGAACACACGGGAAATGCACTTGATGTAGCCATTACAGGAGATGGTTTCTTTCAAATACAGCTCCAAGATGGTAGAACTGCTTATACGAGAGATGGATCTTTCAAAATAGACAGTAATGGCACAGTTGTGACTGCAAACGGGCTTGCTCTAATTCCAAATATAGTTGTTCCCGCCGATGCAGTTGCGATAAATATCTCACCCGATGGTATCTTTTCTGTTGAAATGCAGGATGGTACAATACAGAATCTTGGCACTGTGACGCTTGTAAGATTCGTAAACCCCGCTGGTTTGAAGTCGATTGGTGATAATCTATATCTTGAAACGACGGCCTCAGGAGCACCGATAGAGGGCACACCCAATCAAGATGGTTTTGGAGCGTTGCAACAGGGATATCTGGAAAAATCCAATGTTGATGTAGTAAAAGAGATGGTCGACATGATCACTGCGCAAAGAGCATATG
- a CDS encoding flagellar hook-basal body protein, which yields MIRGIYTAAMGMLLDTSKVDTTANNLANIETVGYKKDKLIFRAYQDRAIYALPNRKHPIGNLTYSAVLDDVYLDTSHGTFLKTDNPLDLAIESDGYFALQGENSVYYTKAGNFKLDAEGYIVNADGLRLLDENGEAIQFLDGYSVDQDGYIKDRFNNIVTRIGVYTFENQSQLRKIGYTLLQPTPQSGEAVAEEDFRILPGYVELSNVNALLEMTKLIEAQRHFEISQKVVVVEDELLAKLTSQVGSLR from the coding sequence GTGATAAGAGGTATCTACACAGCAGCGATGGGGATGCTGCTGGATACGAGTAAAGTTGACACTACAGCAAACAACCTTGCAAATATCGAAACGGTGGGGTACAAAAAAGATAAATTGATCTTCAGAGCCTATCAAGATCGAGCAATTTATGCCTTGCCAAACAGAAAACATCCAATTGGTAATCTGACATACAGTGCAGTTCTTGATGATGTCTATCTGGATACCTCACATGGCACTTTTTTAAAAACAGATAATCCACTCGATCTTGCGATAGAATCCGATGGTTATTTTGCTTTGCAGGGAGAAAATAGTGTTTATTACACTAAGGCGGGTAATTTTAAGTTGGATGCAGAGGGTTATATAGTAAATGCCGATGGATTGAGATTGCTGGATGAAAATGGTGAGGCTATACAATTCTTAGATGGTTACAGTGTAGATCAGGATGGGTATATCAAAGACAGATTCAACAATATCGTCACAAGAATTGGTGTGTACACTTTTGAGAATCAATCACAGCTGAGAAAAATAGGCTACACACTCTTACAGCCCACTCCTCAAAGTGGTGAGGCAGTTGCCGAGGAAGATTTTAGGATTTTACCAGGCTATGTTGAATTATCTAATGTAAATGCACTCTTAGAAATGACAAAATTGATAGAAGCTCAAAGACATTTTGAGATATCACAAAAAGTCGTTGTTGTCGAAGATGAATTATTGGCAAAATTAACGAGCCAAGTTGGTTCGTTGAGATAG
- the mreB gene encoding rod shape-determining protein, translating into MPKGDLGIDLGTASFIVYQRGKGIVIFEPSVVAISEKTGEIVAIGEEAKKMLGKTPDYYKAVKPMKDGVIADYKTIEAVIKEFINRTVKKSFLFKPELVIGIPTKATSVEKRAVFEAALNAGARKVHVISEPLAAAIGAGIEVTKSEGNMVVDIGGGTTDIAVISLGGVVIGDSIKIAGDAMDEAIVRFVRRKYGLVIGEPTAEQVKIKIGKVHPSMETYQMEIKGRDAVTGLPRTDQINSDDVLETLKPLIETIIGRIKMVLEKTPPELAADIINQGIVLTGGGALTRGLDLLMSEELGVKVIVAEDPITCVAKGTGILLEDQELLKVVATSYSR; encoded by the coding sequence ATGCCAAAAGGTGACTTGGGTATAGATCTTGGTACAGCCAGTTTTATTGTTTATCAAAGAGGAAAGGGTATTGTGATCTTTGAGCCTTCCGTTGTCGCGATTTCTGAAAAAACAGGTGAAATAGTTGCGATTGGCGAAGAAGCCAAGAAGATGCTCGGCAAGACACCTGATTACTACAAAGCGGTTAAGCCTATGAAGGATGGGGTGATTGCAGATTACAAGACCATTGAAGCCGTGATCAAAGAATTCATAAACCGCACCGTGAAAAAATCTTTCTTGTTCAAACCAGAACTTGTCATAGGTATTCCCACAAAGGCTACAAGTGTAGAGAAAAGGGCAGTCTTTGAAGCTGCATTAAATGCCGGTGCGAGAAAAGTTCATGTTATCTCTGAGCCGCTTGCAGCAGCAATAGGTGCTGGTATAGAAGTGACGAAATCCGAAGGAAATATGGTTGTGGATATAGGCGGTGGAACAACGGACATCGCTGTGATAAGTCTTGGTGGAGTTGTGATAGGTGATTCGATAAAGATCGCTGGTGATGCAATGGATGAGGCTATCGTGAGATTTGTAAGGCGAAAATACGGACTTGTGATAGGAGAACCAACAGCAGAGCAGGTGAAGATAAAAATAGGAAAAGTTCACCCTTCTATGGAAACATATCAAATGGAAATAAAAGGCAGAGATGCGGTGACAGGGTTACCCAGAACAGACCAAATAAATTCCGATGACGTTTTAGAAACATTGAAACCATTAATTGAAACAATAATAGGCAGGATCAAAATGGTTCTTGAGAAGACTCCACCAGAACTCGCAGCAGATATTATCAATCAAGGCATAGTCCTAACCGGTGGAGGAGCGTTAACAAGAGGGCTCGATCTACTCATGTCTGAGGAACTTGGAGTGAAAGTCATCGTAGCAGAAGATCCTATAACCTGTGTGGCAAAAGGTACTGGTATCTTGTTGGAAGACCAGGAGCTTTTGAAGGTAGTTGCGACTTCTTATTCGAGGTGA
- the ruvX gene encoding Holliday junction resolvase RuvX gives MILAIDYGEVRCGLALGEKLATKLWTVGRQEVFSEISKLENVDCFVIGLPLSMSGRYSQQTFKAIKFAEKLHIKFDKEVYMVDERLSSTPFKGRKDIDKLSAAEIFDRFVSSNTNCYRISPPLRLKDEQLIKLKDIEGKVLIVNLSDTRVLKDKSWIVFQKDPYYAYLFHKMGCHVERDQKKLENFAPFDIIIAEGMCEELKYLLNPNGRILCL, from the coding sequence ATGATTCTCGCGATAGATTATGGTGAAGTAAGATGTGGATTGGCTTTAGGTGAGAAACTCGCAACAAAATTGTGGACGGTGGGCAGGCAAGAAGTGTTCTCTGAAATCTCCAAGCTCGAGAATGTTGACTGTTTTGTGATTGGATTACCTCTTTCAATGAGTGGTAGATATTCACAGCAAACCTTCAAGGCAATAAAATTCGCAGAAAAACTTCATATCAAATTTGATAAAGAAGTTTACATGGTCGATGAAAGGCTCTCAAGTACACCGTTCAAAGGAAGAAAAGATATAGATAAATTGAGTGCAGCAGAGATTTTCGATAGATTTGTCTCGTCAAATACTAACTGTTACAGAATAAGTCCTCCCTTAAGATTGAAAGACGAACAATTGATAAAATTGAAAGATATAGAGGGTAAGGTCCTCATCGTGAATCTTTCTGACACAAGGGTTTTAAAGGATAAAAGCTGGATTGTCTTTCAAAAAGATCCATATTACGCTTATCTGTTTCACAAGATGGGATGTCATGTCGAGAGAGATCAAAAAAAATTGGAAAACTTCGCGCCTTTTGATATTATCATTGCTGAGGGTATGTGTGAAGAATTAAAGTATTTGTTAAACCCAAATGGTAGAATCTTGTGCCTGTAG
- the recJ gene encoding single-stranded-DNA-specific exonuclease RecJ, whose translation MRWIVKQVDQQQIQLLCDQLQISSFLAKLLINRGLKEPQVVCKFLNPTVEDLHDPMYLADMDRAVALLFEAKMHRLPVLIYGDYDVDGITGVAVLKEFLDRYGWITEYYIPKRMDEGYGIQPSVIEQFCKKSKGIILTVDCGVTAFEAIEFANSFNCSVIVTDHHEVGEKLPKAAAVIDPKRPDDTYPFKDLAGVGVAFKLVSAIAKQMKIESKEFFDLLEFVALGTIADMVKLTGENRFLVKEGLQRLRETNRPGLSMLFSRLCITEPDSREIGYRVAPKLNAAGRLDCADDAFQLLVAKDRAYAERLVELLFEYNTTRQEIESDIFAHAVEQIEEYGLHKDPVIVVKGRDWHVGVIGIVATRLVHRYGRPVMVISETEEIARGSARSVPEVNLIELLQPLSSYFKEFGGHPLAVGFSLNPDGISAFIDSLRSCKIPVKDSFDVIEIDDEIQLEQIDDQVIRDLQLLEPFGHGNPEPVFLSRNVPVEFVRTFGQNHANVKMLIRVNGKRIEALGFGLGYLLEKPNYESTNVDIVFSVRNHKGPISFNILDLSLPEEVYEINESSEMSQKMFHLDQLLTQVKGKRLYVLDLRTRNAFLYWLKEKTNLRCAVISMNNIISSHLHQSLLRHTHNRISYVNSLNRNTSDRFTFITLSCFLNEKEKIFNQYDIFLINELSLFKTFEDQPQVADFLEFVRWNIHKFMAISVKNPDDLFSFATKLGFEISYERSFKLNYGLADISGDIDSVLSDATCFLFSDQRKLSDFYKRFKDKWSNREILIYSHTLKPSQRLSVVSSVKKKKITKLISSTNTDGLPTLLGQDIEIAILDAPLSLFELLDAVSSDGNSQLFDLCFGNESVYERQSELEELFPSQELVAEVISAIGTNEVSQEEFLKMLVQYGHFKNQAYAKVMLNILKDLGAIISPEKISLVRIDFSRTPVRIMERELELVYFNNITKPLLMQKVKGIYKALANVKMVI comes from the coding sequence GTGAGGTGGATAGTAAAGCAGGTTGATCAGCAACAGATTCAGTTGCTGTGTGATCAGTTACAGATAAGTTCTTTTCTTGCAAAATTACTGATAAACAGAGGTTTGAAAGAACCACAGGTTGTTTGTAAATTTCTAAATCCAACCGTGGAAGATCTTCACGATCCGATGTACTTGGCTGATATGGATCGAGCAGTTGCTTTGCTGTTCGAAGCTAAGATGCACCGTCTTCCTGTTTTAATTTACGGAGACTACGATGTTGATGGGATAACTGGCGTTGCTGTGCTCAAAGAATTTTTAGACAGATATGGATGGATCACAGAATACTACATACCCAAGAGAATGGATGAAGGATATGGCATTCAACCTTCCGTAATTGAGCAATTCTGTAAGAAGTCAAAAGGAATAATACTAACCGTAGATTGTGGCGTCACTGCCTTTGAAGCAATCGAATTTGCTAATTCTTTTAATTGTTCTGTGATAGTTACAGATCATCACGAAGTAGGAGAAAAACTTCCCAAAGCCGCGGCTGTTATTGATCCAAAAAGACCAGATGATACTTATCCATTTAAAGATCTGGCAGGAGTTGGAGTCGCCTTCAAGCTTGTCTCTGCCATTGCCAAGCAGATGAAAATTGAATCAAAGGAGTTCTTCGATCTTCTTGAGTTTGTAGCCCTTGGTACAATTGCTGATATGGTTAAATTGACCGGTGAAAATCGTTTTCTGGTGAAAGAAGGTTTACAGAGATTGAGAGAGACCAACAGACCGGGATTATCGATGTTATTCTCGCGACTTTGCATAACCGAGCCAGATTCTCGAGAGATTGGCTATAGGGTTGCACCAAAATTGAATGCAGCGGGAAGACTTGATTGCGCTGATGATGCGTTTCAACTTTTGGTTGCTAAGGATAGAGCTTATGCCGAAAGGCTTGTAGAACTTCTCTTTGAATATAACACAACAAGGCAAGAAATCGAATCTGACATCTTTGCCCATGCAGTTGAACAGATTGAAGAGTACGGATTACACAAAGATCCTGTTATTGTTGTTAAGGGACGAGATTGGCATGTTGGTGTGATAGGTATTGTTGCTACTCGATTGGTTCATAGATATGGAAGACCTGTGATGGTTATTTCAGAAACGGAAGAGATTGCGAGGGGTTCTGCACGAAGTGTGCCTGAAGTTAATCTCATAGAACTTTTACAACCTCTGTCATCGTATTTCAAGGAATTTGGTGGTCATCCATTAGCCGTTGGATTCAGTTTGAACCCAGATGGAATCAGTGCTTTCATTGATTCTTTGAGAAGTTGTAAGATTCCCGTGAAGGATTCTTTTGATGTTATAGAAATCGACGATGAAATTCAATTAGAACAGATCGATGATCAAGTGATAAGAGATCTACAATTACTTGAGCCATTTGGTCATGGCAATCCCGAACCTGTTTTTCTTTCAAGAAATGTACCCGTGGAGTTTGTTAGAACTTTTGGGCAAAATCACGCGAATGTCAAGATGTTGATTCGTGTAAATGGTAAAAGAATAGAAGCGCTTGGCTTTGGATTGGGTTACTTGTTGGAAAAACCAAATTACGAGTCCACCAATGTTGATATTGTTTTCAGTGTGAGAAATCACAAGGGACCTATTTCGTTTAACATCTTAGATTTATCCTTGCCTGAAGAAGTCTATGAAATCAATGAGAGCAGTGAGATGTCACAGAAAATGTTTCATCTCGATCAACTGTTAACTCAAGTGAAAGGAAAGCGTTTGTATGTACTTGATCTTAGGACGAGAAACGCATTTTTATACTGGCTTAAAGAGAAAACCAATCTGAGATGTGCTGTAATCTCCATGAATAATATCATTTCTTCCCATCTACACCAGAGCCTTCTGAGACATACCCATAACAGAATATCATATGTGAATTCCTTGAATAGAAACACTTCCGATAGATTTACTTTTATAACTCTCTCTTGTTTTCTAAACGAGAAGGAGAAGATATTCAATCAGTACGATATTTTTCTGATCAACGAACTTTCACTTTTCAAGACCTTTGAAGATCAACCGCAAGTTGCTGATTTTCTGGAGTTTGTGAGATGGAACATTCACAAATTCATGGCAATAAGTGTGAAAAATCCTGATGATTTGTTCAGTTTCGCTACGAAACTTGGTTTTGAAATATCGTATGAAAGATCTTTTAAACTCAATTATGGTTTAGCAGATATATCTGGCGATATAGATTCAGTTTTGAGTGATGCCACATGTTTTTTATTCTCTGATCAGCGTAAATTGTCTGATTTTTATAAGAGATTTAAAGACAAGTGGAGCAACAGAGAGATTCTCATATATTCGCACACGCTCAAGCCGAGTCAGAGATTGAGTGTGGTTAGCAGTGTGAAAAAGAAAAAAATTACCAAATTGATAAGCTCCACAAACACCGATGGGTTACCGACACTTTTGGGGCAAGATATAGAAATCGCCATCCTTGATGCGCCTTTGAGCTTGTTTGAATTGTTGGATGCCGTTTCCTCTGATGGAAACAGTCAACTCTTTGATCTGTGTTTTGGCAATGAGAGTGTTTATGAAAGGCAAAGTGAACTTGAAGAATTGTTTCCTTCTCAGGAATTAGTGGCTGAGGTAATATCAGCTATCGGTACGAATGAAGTGAGTCAAGAAGAGTTTTTAAAGATGCTTGTGCAGTATGGACATTTCAAGAATCAGGCATATGCCAAGGTGATGTTGAATATTCTCAAAGATCTTGGAGCAATTATCAGTCCCGAGAAGATTTCTCTTGTTCGAATAGATTTTTCACGTACACCAGTGAGAATTATGGAGAGAGAATTGGAACTTGTTTATTTCAATAACATAACAAAACCACTTTTGATGCAAAAAGTGAAAGGTATATACAAGGCACTTGCAAATGTGAAAATGGTGATTTGA